In Lapillicoccus jejuensis, the DNA window GGCGGCGGCGGCGGCCGACGCGCAGCATCCCGACGGAGAAGTCGGCGGGGACGACCTGCACCCCGGCGTCGGCGAACGGCTCCGAGCTGGTCCCGGTGCCGGCGGCGATGTCGAGCACGGCCTCCCCCGGCCGGGCCCCGACGGCGCGCACGGTCGCCTTGCGCCACAGCCGGTCCTGCCCGAGCGAGAGGACGTCGTTGGTGACGTCGTACTTCTCGGCGACGGTGTCGAACATCCGCGCGACCTCGGCGGGCTGCTTCTCCAGGCTGGCGCGGCTCATGCGCCCATCCTCCCAGGCCGTGACGCATCTCGCGGTGGGCCCCCGGCGACCGCCCCGGTGCGGCCGCCGGGGTCGCCGTACGCTGGAAAGCGTGTCGACCGCCGCGCTCCCGACGCCCTCCGACCCGGCCGCCGCCCCCGGCACGCCACTGGTCGTGCGCAGCGTCCCGCTCGAGGACCCCGGCCCGCTCCTCGCGCTGCTGCCGGCGGGGCTGGCCGCGTCCGAGGTCGTCTCCTGGGTGCGCCGCGGCGAGGGCCTGGTCGGCTGGGGCGTCGCCGCCGAGTGCCGCACCCGCGGCCCGCAGCGCTTCGCCGAGGCCCAGGACTGGTGGTCGGCGGTGGCCGCGCACGCCTCGGTCCGCGACGAGGTCGGGCTACCCGGCTCCGGTGCGGTCGTCTTCGGCTCCTTCCCCTTCGCCGACGACTCCGCCGAGGAGGCGCGGCTCGTCGTGCCGGCCGTCACCGTGGGGCGACGCGGCTCGCGCTGGTGGGTGACGACGGCGTACGCCGGCGCGGGGGCCTCGCGCCTGCCGGTGGTCGCCCCCGCCCCAGCGCCCGAGGCGCCGTACGACGTCGCGTTCGCCGACGGCGCGCAGGAGCCGGTGCAGTGGGCCGGCTCGGTCGCCGAGGCCGTGCGCCGGATCAACCGCGGCGACGTCGACAAGGTCGTCCTCGCCCGCGACCTGCTGGCCGTGGCGCGGCGGCCCGTCGACGCGCGCTGGGTGCTGCAGCAGCTGGCCGCGCGCTACGACACGACGTGGACCTTCGCCGTCGGCGGGCTCGTCGGCGCGACCCCGGAGCTGCTCGTGCGCCGCGACCAGGGCCTCGTCACGTCGCGGGTGCTGGCCGGGACGATCCGCCGCACCGGCGACGACGTCAAGGACCTGGCCCTCGCCGGTGGCCTCGCGCGGTCGAGCAAGGACCTCGAGGAGCACGAGTACGCCGTGCGCTCGGTCGCCGACGCGCTCGCCCCGCACTGCTCGTCGATGAACGTGCCCGAGTCGCCGTTCGTCCTGCACCTCAGCAACGTCATGCACCTCGCGACCGACGTCACGGGCGTCAGCGCCGACGCCGTCAGCTCGCTCGGGCTCGCCGCGTCGCTGCACCCGTCGGCGGCCGTCGGCGGGACCCCGACCGCCGAGGCCGTCGCCCTCATCGCCGAGCTGGAGGGGATGGACCGCGGGCGGTACGCCGGACCGGTCGGCTGGATGGACCGCAGCGGCGACGGCGAGTGGGGCATCGCGCTGCGGTGCGGCCGGATCGACGACGACGACCCGCGTGCCGTGCGGCTCTACGCCGGGTGCGGCATCGTCGCCGGGTCGGTCCCCGAGGCCGAGGTGGCCGAGTCCGACGCCAAGCTCGTCCCCATGCGCGACGCCCTCACCGCCACCGCGAGCTGACGACACCCCACGTGAGGTCCTCGGGCGTTCAGACCTGCGGCATGACCTCGGCGGCGACGAGCTCGAGGTGGTCGCGGTCGGCGAGGTCGAGGACCTGCAGGTAGGTCCGCTGCACCCCGACCTCGGCGTAGGCGCCGAGCCGGTCGACGACCTCGGCGGGGGTCCCGGCGACGCCGTCGCGACGCAGCTCGTCGAGGTCGCGGCCCATGGCGTCGGCGCGGCGTCGTACCTGCGCGTCGTCGCGCCCGCAGGCGACGGTGACGGCCACGGACCAGTCGAGCGAGCCCGGGTCGCGGCCGGCGGCCTCGCACGCCGCCCGGACCCGCGCGAACTGCTCCCCCACCTTCTGCGGGGTGGTGAAGCCGACGTTGAACTCGTCGGCGTAGCGCGCCGCGAGCGCGGGCGTCCGCTTCTTCCCGCCGCCGCCGACGATGATCGGCGGCCCCTGCGGGGTGGCGGGCTTGGGCAGGGCCGGAGAGTCGGTGACCGACCAGTGCCGCCCCGCGTAGGAGAACCGCTCCCCCACCGGCGTGCGCCACAGCCCCGTGACGATGGCCAGCTGGTCCTCGAACCGGTCGAAGCGCTCACCGAGGGGCGGGAACGGGATGCCGTACGCCGCGTGCTCGGCCTCGAACCAGCCCGCCCCGAGCCCGAGCTCGACCCGGCCGCCGCTCATCACGTCGACCTGGGCGACCGCGACGGCGAGCGGCCCCGGGTGGCGGAACGTCGCGCTCGTGACGAGGGTGCCGAGCCGGATCGTCGAGGTCTCGCGGGCCAGCGCCCCCAGCGTCACCCACGAGTCCGACGGCCCGGGCAGCCCGTCACCGCCCATCGCGAGGAAGTGGTCGCTGCGGAAGAACGCGGCGTAGCCGCACTCCTCGCTCGCGCGGGCGACGGCCAGCAGGTCGTCGTACGACGCCCCCTGCTGGGGCTCGGTGAAGATGCGCAGCTCCATGCCGTCAGCCTTCCACGCCGGCCGCGGCGGCGGGGGCCACGGCCGCGGGGCGGCGCCGGGCGCGGGAGAATGGGGGCCGTGACCTCGGCCGACCGTGCGGTGACCCTCCTGCGCGCCCTCGTCGACGGCGGGGTGCGCGACGTCGTCCTCTCCCCGGGGTCGCGGTCGGCGCCGCTCGCCCTCGCCCTCCACGCGGCCGACGCCGCCGGCGACCTGCGGCTGCAC includes these proteins:
- a CDS encoding isochorismate synthase, translating into MSTAALPTPSDPAAAPGTPLVVRSVPLEDPGPLLALLPAGLAASEVVSWVRRGEGLVGWGVAAECRTRGPQRFAEAQDWWSAVAAHASVRDEVGLPGSGAVVFGSFPFADDSAEEARLVVPAVTVGRRGSRWWVTTAYAGAGASRLPVVAPAPAPEAPYDVAFADGAQEPVQWAGSVAEAVRRINRGDVDKVVLARDLLAVARRPVDARWVLQQLAARYDTTWTFAVGGLVGATPELLVRRDQGLVTSRVLAGTIRRTGDDVKDLALAGGLARSSKDLEEHEYAVRSVADALAPHCSSMNVPESPFVLHLSNVMHLATDVTGVSADAVSSLGLAASLHPSAAVGGTPTAEAVALIAELEGMDRGRYAGPVGWMDRSGDGEWGIALRCGRIDDDDPRAVRLYAGCGIVAGSVPEAEVAESDAKLVPMRDALTATAS
- a CDS encoding TIGR03560 family F420-dependent LLM class oxidoreductase, which produces MELRIFTEPQQGASYDDLLAVARASEECGYAAFFRSDHFLAMGGDGLPGPSDSWVTLGALARETSTIRLGTLVTSATFRHPGPLAVAVAQVDVMSGGRVELGLGAGWFEAEHAAYGIPFPPLGERFDRFEDQLAIVTGLWRTPVGERFSYAGRHWSVTDSPALPKPATPQGPPIIVGGGGKKRTPALAARYADEFNVGFTTPQKVGEQFARVRAACEAAGRDPGSLDWSVAVTVACGRDDAQVRRRADAMGRDLDELRRDGVAGTPAEVVDRLGAYAEVGVQRTYLQVLDLADRDHLELVAAEVMPQV